One genomic window of Cannabis sativa cultivar Pink pepper isolate KNU-18-1 chromosome 2, ASM2916894v1, whole genome shotgun sequence includes the following:
- the LOC115719940 gene encoding uncharacterized protein LOC115719940, with product MSSDNRTNQGTQDESTIQTAIGDVQSPSLQISASRNPLEDPANPYYLHHGDNPGHTLVSQPLTGQDNYVAWSKAMQLAISVKNKIGFLDGSIPKPSPSDLILYNAWIGNNNIVISWILNSVSKEISSSILYDESTSTIWNDLKIRFHQRNGPHVYNLRKDLMNLRQDNQTVSMYFTRLKTIWEELTNFRPSCTCNGCTCGGVKRLQDHYHMEHIMSFLMVLSDSYSQVRGSILLMDPLPEIS from the coding sequence ATGTCTTCTGATAATCGAACGAATCAAGGTACTCAAGATGAGTCCACGATCCAAACTGCCATTGGAGATGTTCAAAGTCCTTCTCTGCAAATTTCTGCTTCAAGAAATCCTCTTGAAGATCCAGCAAACCCCTACTATCTTCACCATGGAGACAATCCAGGACACACATTGGTCTCACAACCTCTCACGGGACAGGACAATTATGTGGCTTGGAGCAAGGCTATGCAGCTCGCAATTTCAGTCAAGAACAAGATCGGCTTCTTGGACGGTTCAATCCCTAAACCTTCACCTTCTGATCTAATTCTTTACAATGCTTGGATAGGAAacaataatattgttatatcaTGGATTTTGAATTCTGTTTCTAAGGAAATTTCATCTAGTATCCTCTATGATGAATCGACATCTACTATTTGGAACGATCTTAAGATCCGTTTCCATCAAAGAAATGGACCTCATGTAtacaatcttagaaaagattTGATGAACCTTAGACAGGATAATCAAACAGTAAGTATGTACTTTACTAGGCTTAAAACTATATGGGAAGAATTGACCAATTTCAGGCCATCTTGCACCTGCAATGGGTGTACTTGTGGAGGGGTCAAAAGACTCCAAGATCATTATCATATGGAACACATTATGTCTTTTTTAATGGTTCTTTCTGATTCTTATTCCCAAGTTCGTGGCAGCATACTTCTTATGGATCCTTTACCAGAAATAAGCTGA
- the LOC115719481 gene encoding small ribosomal subunit protein eS24z: protein MADKAVTIRTRKFMTNRLLSRKQFVIDVLHPGRANVSKAELKEKLARMYEVKDPNSIFVFKFRTHFGGGKSTGFGLIYDSVENAKKFEPKYRLVRNGLDTKIEKSRKQMKERKNRAKKIRGVKKTKASEAAKKK from the exons ATGGCGGACAAGGCAGTCACTATTCGCACCAGGAAGTTCATGACAAACAGACTTCTGTCAAGGAAGCAATTC GTCATTGATGTTCTTCACCCAGGAAGAGCTAATGTCTccaag GCTGAGCTGAAGGAGAAATTAGCAAGGATGTATGAAGTGAAGGACCCAAATTCAATTTTCGTATTCAAGTTCCGCACTCACTTTGGTGGTGGGAAATCTACTGGATTCGGTTTGATCTATGATTCAGTAGAGAATGCAAAGAAATTCGAGCCAAAGTACAGGCTTGTCAGG AACGGACTTGATACCAAGATTGAGAAATCAAGGAAGCAgatgaaggagagaaagaaCAGGGCCAAGAAGATCCGTGGAGTAAAGAAG ACAAAGGCATCAGAAGCTGCCAAGAAGAAGTGA